GGCAACGGGGAAACTTCCGCACTCACGCAACCCGCCGTCACGCATTTTTCGTGGATGCCCATTATCCACTTGGATGTAAACCTGCGATTAGGTCCTATTGAATCGCTCTTCGGCACGCTGGTTTTGACCATCGGCTTTCTCGTACTGGTGTACTGCTCCGGTTACTTCATCAACCCGCCACTCGGCAAACGTCGCCGCGTAGGTTCCTTCGCAGCCCAAATGATCGCCTTCGCTGCGGCGATGTACGGCCTGGTCATCAGCGACAGCATCATGCTGATGTTCGTCTTCTGGGAAATTACCTCGGTTCTGTCCTTCCTCCTGGTGGGCTACTACGCCGAGCGCGCCTCCTCCCGTCGCGCAGCAGGCCAGGCGCTCCTGGTCACGACGCTGGGTGGCCTCATCATGCTGGTCGGTATCGTTCTGATGGGAGTGACCACCGGTTTCTGGAACTTCTCCGAACTCACCGCGCCTGGCGCTCTGACAGCGGCACAGCTGGACTCCACGGCAGTATCCACGGCCGCAATCCTGCTGGTCGTTGGTGCGCTGTCGAAGTCCGCTATCGCGCCCTTCCACTTCTGGCTACCCGGTGCAATGGCCGCCCCTACCCCGGTTTCTTCCTTCCTGCATTCGGCAGCGATGGTCAAAGCCGGTGTGTTCCTGGTTGCCCGGCTCGCGCCGACCTTCAATGACACCAACGCGTGGCAGCCAATCATCATCCCGCTCGGCCTCTTGACCATGATCATGGCCGGCTGGATGGCCCTGCGCCAGAAGGATCTCAAGCTGATTATGGCGTATGGCACTGTCAGCCAGTTGGGATTCATCATCACAGTCGCGTCGATAGGCACGCGTGCGACGATGCTGGCAGCCCTGGCACTGACGCTCGGCCATGCCATGTTCAAGGCCGCGCTGTTTATGGTCGCGGGCACAATTGACAGGCTGACTGGTACGCGCGATATCCGTGAGCTCTCTGGGCTCGGTAGAAAGTCGCCGCAGTTGCTGGTGATTTCGATTCTCGCCGCTGCATCGATGATGGGTGTGCCGCCGTTCTTCGGCTTCGTCGCCAAGGAAGCTGCGCTGGAGGCCACGCTCAATGCTGATCCGCTGCATGGGATGCCGTCGGTGTTTACCACCATTGGCCTCGTCGTGGGTTCGATTCTGACCGTAGCGTACTCGCTGTACCTGCTGCGCGCCGCGTTTGCGACCAAGTCCAGCACCCACGCCAGCGGCGGTGGCACTTCCCCTGCCGTGGCAGAGATGGATTCCCCGACGTGGGATCAGATTGGCCCGGCTTGGCTGTTGGCGCTGGCAGGTTTGGTTTTCGGCCTGGTTCCCCGCGTCCTCGACTCGACTATCTCGCCCTACCTCACCAATGCCTACCCGAATGCGGAAGCAGAATCGCACCTGGCTCTCTGGCACGGTTTCACCCTTCCTCTGGCGCTGACAGCCACAATTCTGATCACAGGTGGCATCATGCACTGGCAGCGCAAACTGGTGCGTCAGCTACAGTTTGAACAGCCGGCTCTCGGTAGTGCCGATGCGCTTTACGACGGCATCCTGGACTTGGCCCGCCGTCTTTCTCTCCGTGCCACTGCTGCGACCCAGCGTGGTTCCCTTCCGTTGAATGAGGCGGTCATTTTGCTGACCCTCATCGTGCTGTCCATCGGTGCCTTGTTGCTCGGTGAGCGTGATGAGCTCCGGATGGAACTGTGGGACTCTGCACCGCAGGGCGCGGTCGCGTTGATTATGATCATCGCGGCTTTGGCCGCCACCCAACAGAAAAACAGGCTCTCCGGTGTCATCCTGGTAGGTGTGACCGGCTACGGCTTGGCCATTATCTTCGCCATGTACGGTGCACCTGATTTGGCTCTGACGCAGCTGCTGGTTGAGACGGTCTCAATGATTGTTTTCGTGTTGGTGCTGCGCACGCTCTCGCCGCGGGCACCGGCATCAAATCCGAGGTGGATACGACACCGTGCATGGCTGGCCATCGCAGTCGGTGTCACTGTCCCAGTGTTGGCCGCCTACGCTATGGGCTCCCGTCGTACTGAGCCAATCTCCGGCGACATTCCGCCGCTGGCTCACGACATTGGGCACGGCCAGAATGCGGTCAACGTACTTCTTGTCGATATCCGCGCCTGGGATACCTTCGGTGAAATCACCGTGCTGGTGATGGTGGCGCTGGGGATTACCTCGCTGGTATTCCGCACGCACACGATGCACATGCGCTCAAAGATTAAGCCACAGCGGAATCGTGCTCGCCGCAACACCCGCTGGTTGAACACCATCGATGAGTCCGGTGAAGCCGAGCGGTTGCGCTACCCAATCATGGTTCTGGTGGCATCGCGCGCGCTCTTCCCCGCCATGATGGTGGTTTCCATCTACCTCTTCTTCGCCGGCCACAACGATGTCGGTGGTGGCTTCGCAGGTGGCCTCGTGGCTGCGCTGGCACTGACCATGCGTTATCTCATCGGTGGGCATCGTGAACTGGCAGCAACTCTGCCAATTCCTACCGAGGTACTTCTCGGCGGCGGTCTGCTGGTGTCGGCTCTTAGCGCCGTATGGCCACTGTTCGTGGGTTGGGCTCCGCTGACTTCCTGGTACGGCTCGCGGGAAATTCCGCTGCTCGGCGACGTCACCGTTGTCTCCCCTATGCTCTTTGACCTGGGTGTGTACATGATTGTCGTTGGCACGATTGTCTACATCCTGCGCAGTTTGGGCGGCGGCATCGATGCTCAGATAAACCTTCGCGCTGAGCGTGATCGTTCACGTCGTGTGAATCGAGCCGCACTCGGCCAGTCCCGCCAGCTGCGTAGCAAGTTGGCGGCGGCTAAGCCCGCAGGTGTTAAGTCCGCAGGCGCCAAGACTGCAAGTGCGAAGCCAACCGGTGCCAAGCCTGCAAGTGCCAAGACTGCAGGCGCCAAAACAGCGGCAGATGCACGGACTGCGACCA
The sequence above is drawn from the Corynebacterium jeikeium genome and encodes:
- a CDS encoding Na+/H+ antiporter subunit A, which translates into the protein MVTSLLCILFVTAALAPWTIKWLGTRGFLVLSLPLAGGAIYTGTHLVRLALDNGNGETSALTQPAVTHFSWMPIIHLDVNLRLGPIESLFGTLVLTIGFLVLVYCSGYFINPPLGKRRRVGSFAAQMIAFAAAMYGLVISDSIMLMFVFWEITSVLSFLLVGYYAERASSRRAAGQALLVTTLGGLIMLVGIVLMGVTTGFWNFSELTAPGALTAAQLDSTAVSTAAILLVVGALSKSAIAPFHFWLPGAMAAPTPVSSFLHSAAMVKAGVFLVARLAPTFNDTNAWQPIIIPLGLLTMIMAGWMALRQKDLKLIMAYGTVSQLGFIITVASIGTRATMLAALALTLGHAMFKAALFMVAGTIDRLTGTRDIRELSGLGRKSPQLLVISILAAASMMGVPPFFGFVAKEAALEATLNADPLHGMPSVFTTIGLVVGSILTVAYSLYLLRAAFATKSSTHASGGGTSPAVAEMDSPTWDQIGPAWLLALAGLVFGLVPRVLDSTISPYLTNAYPNAEAESHLALWHGFTLPLALTATILITGGIMHWQRKLVRQLQFEQPALGSADALYDGILDLARRLSLRATAATQRGSLPLNEAVILLTLIVLSIGALLLGERDELRMELWDSAPQGAVALIMIIAALAATQQKNRLSGVILVGVTGYGLAIIFAMYGAPDLALTQLLVETVSMIVFVLVLRTLSPRAPASNPRWIRHRAWLAIAVGVTVPVLAAYAMGSRRTEPISGDIPPLAHDIGHGQNAVNVLLVDIRAWDTFGEITVLVMVALGITSLVFRTHTMHMRSKIKPQRNRARRNTRWLNTIDESGEAERLRYPIMVLVASRALFPAMMVVSIYLFFAGHNDVGGGFAGGLVAALALTMRYLIGGHRELAATLPIPTEVLLGGGLLVSALSAVWPLFVGWAPLTSWYGSREIPLLGDVTVVSPMLFDLGVYMIVVGTIVYILRSLGGGIDAQINLRAERDRSRRVNRAALGQSRQLRSKLAAAKPAGVKSAGAKTASAKPTGAKPASAKTAGAKTAADARTATNTTESEASQPTTPARTEGKDTHQ